One genomic window of Meles meles chromosome 3, mMelMel3.1 paternal haplotype, whole genome shotgun sequence includes the following:
- the TRIM11 gene encoding E3 ubiquitin-protein ligase TRIM11: MAAPDLSTNLQEEATCAICLDYFTDPVMTDCGHNFCRECIRRCWGQPEGPYACPECRELSPQRNLRPNRPLAKMAEMARRLHPPSPVPQGVCAAHREPLAAFCGDELRLLCAACERSGEHWTHRVRPLQDAAEDLKGKLEKSLEHLRKQMEDALLFQAQAEETCALWQKMVDSQRQNVLAEFERLRRLLAEEEQRLLQRLEEEELEVLPPLRDSAVRLGQQSARLAELIAELEGRCQLPALGLLQDIRDTLRRVQDVKLQPPELVPMEMRTVCRVPGLVDALRRFRGDVTLDPDTANPELVLSEDRRSVRRGDLRQVLPDSPERFDPGPCVLGREPLTSGRHYWEVEVGERASWALGVCRENANRKEKGELFAGNGFWILVFLGSYYNSSERAFAPLRDPPRRVGIFLDYEAGHLSFYSATDGSLLYAFPETPFSGTLRALFSPLSSSPTPMTICRLKGGPGDSLAPQ; this comes from the exons ATGGCCGCCCCCGACCTGTCCACCAACCTCCAGGAGGAGGCCACCTGCGCCATCTGCCTTGACTACTTCACGGACCCGGTGATGACCGACTGCGGCCACAACTTCTGCCGCGAGTGCATCCGGCGCTGCTGGGGCCAGCCCGAAGGCCCGTACGCCTGCCCGGAGTGCCGCGAGCTGTCCCCGCAGAGGAACCTGCGGCCCAACCGCCCGCTCGCCAAGATGGCCGAGATGGCGCGGCGCCTGCACCCGCCGTCGCCCGTCCCGCAGGGTGTGTGCGCCGCGCACCGCGAGCCGCTAGCCGCCTTCTGCGGCGACGAGCTGCGCCTGCTGTGCGCGGCCTGCGAGCGCTCGGGGGAGCACTGGACACACCGCGTGCGCCCGCTGCAGGACGCGGCGGAAGACCTCAAG GGGAAGCTGGAGAAGTCCCTGGAGCACCTGCGGAAGCAAATGGAGGACGCGCTGCTGTTCCAGGCCCAGGCTGAGGAGACCTGTGCCTTGTGGCAG AAGATGGTGGACAGCCAGCGGCAGAACGTGCTGGCGGAGTTCGAGCGGCTGCGACGGCTGCTTGCCGAGGAGGAGCAGCGCCTGCTGCAGAGGCtcgaggaggaggagctggaggtgCTGCCCCCGCTCCGGGACAGCGCTGTCCGCCTGGGCCAGCAGAGCGCCCGGCTGGCCGAGCTCATTGCCGAGTTGGAGGGGCGCTGCCAGCTGCCAGCGCTGGGGCTGTTGCAG GACATCAGGGACACCCTGCGAAG GGTCCAGGATGTGAAGCTGCAGCCGCCGGAGCTGGTGCCGATGGAGATGAGGACAGTGTGCAGGGTTCCGGGGCTGGTGGACGCCCTGCGCAGATTCCGAG GGGACGTGACCCTGGACCCTGACACCGCCAACCCCGAGTTGGTCCTGTCGGAGGACAGAAGGAGCGTGCGCCGGGGGGACCTGCGGCAGGTGCTGCCCGACAGTCCCGAGCGGTTCGACCCCGGGCCCTGTGTGCTGGGCCGGGAGCCCCTCACCTCCGGCCGCCACTACTGGGAGGTGGAAGTGGGGGAGCGGGCCAGCTGGGCGCTGGGTGTCTGCAGGGAGAACGCCAACCGCAAAGAGAAGGGCGAGCTGTTTGCGGGCAACGGCTTTTGGATCCTGGTGTTCCTGGGCAGCTACTATAACTCGTCAGAGCGAGCCTTTGCCCCCCTGCGAGACCCGCCACGGCGCGTGGGCATCTTCCTGGACTATGAGGCCGGACACCTATCCTTCTACAGTGCCACCGACGGCTCCCTCTTGTACGCCTTCCCTGAGACCCCCTTCTCGGGGACCCTGCGGGCCCTTTTCTCGCCTCTGTCCAGCAGCCCGACCCCCATGACCATCTGCAGGCTGAAAGGTGGACCTGGGGACTCCCTGGCTCCGCAGTGA
- the TRIM17 gene encoding E3 ubiquitin-protein ligase TRIM17, whose product MDALELARKLQEEATCSICLDYFTDPVMTACGHNFCRECIQLTWEKAKSRKGGKKRRGSFPCPECRELSPQRNLRPNRLLTKVAEMARQHPAFQSRDLCRAHQELLKLFCEDDQSPICVVCRESRVHRPHRVVPIEEAVQEYRLKLEADMGHFREELMKTGKLQAREKQALAEWQVKVREQRQRILVEFQKMGLLLVEEEQRVLQALKEEEEEVVAKLQESSATLERQSHALERLLLQLEDRNEHTPLQMLQDMKELLSRKNSLSVQYPEATPTVLRTVCRVPGQIEVLKSFQEDVVPDPTTAYPYLLLYESRQRRYLTPPLGGVPPSKDRFLAYPCAVGQQIFSSGRHYWEVGMNLTGDALWALGVCRDNVSRRDKVPKSPENGFWVVQLCKGKKYLPVMAAPTPVTLAEPPSHVGVFLDFEAGEVSFYNLRDGSHLHTYAQCEFSGPLQPFFCLGAPKSGQMVISTVTLWVKG is encoded by the exons ATGGATGCCCTGGAACTTGCCAGAAAACTGCAGGAGGAGGCCACGTGCTCCATCTGCCTCGATTACTTCACGGACCCCGTGATGACGGCCTGCGGCCACAACTTCTGCCGGGAGTGCATCCAGCTAACCTGGGAGAAGGCCAAGAGCAGGAAAGGGGGCAAGAAGCGGCGgggctccttcccctgccccgaGTGCCGTGAGCTGTCCCCTCAAAGGAACCTGCGGCCCAACCGCCTGCTGACCAAGGTGGCTGAGATGGCGCGGCAGCACCCGGCCTTCCAGAGCCGCGACCTGTGCAGGGCGCACCAGGAGCTGCTGAAGCTCTTCTGTGAGGACGACCAGAGCCCCATCTGTGTCGTCTGCAGGGAGTCCCGGGTGCACCGGCCCCACAGGGTGGTCCCCATCGAGGAGGCTGTGCAGGAGTACAGG TTGAAGCTGGAGGCGGACATGGGGCACTTCCGGGAGGAGTTGATGAAGACGGGGAAGCTGCAGgccagggagaaacaggccttgGCTGAGTGGCAG GTGAAGGTTAGGGAGCAGAGACAGCGCATCCTGGTGGAGTTTCAAAAGATGGGCCTCCTTCTGGTGGAGGAGGAGCAGCGTGTCCTCCAGGccctgaaggaggaggaggaggaggtggtggccaaGCTGCAGGAGAGCTCGGCCACCCTGGAGAGGCAGAGCCACGCCCTGGAGAGGCTGCTGCTGCAGCTGGAGGACAGGAACGAGCACACACCCCTGCAGATGCTGCAG GACATGAAAGAGCTCCTGAGCAG GAAGAACAGCCTGAGTGTCCAGTACCCGGAGGCCACCCCGACTGTGCTGAGGACCGTCTGCAGGGTCCCTGGGCAGATAGAGGTGCTCAAGAGTTTTCAAG AGGATGTGGTGCCCGACCCCACCACCGCGTACCCCTACCTCCTGCTGTATGAGAGCCGGCAGAGGCGCTACCTGACGCCGCCCCTGGGGGGCGTGCCCCCCAGCAAGGACCGATTCCTGGCCTACCCCTGCGCGGTGGGCCAGCAGATCTTCTCTTCCGGCAGGCACTACTGGGAGGTGGGCATGAACCTCACAGGCGATGCGCTCTGGGCACTGGGCGTGTGCAGGGACAACGTGAGCCGCAGGGACAAGGTCCCCAAGTCCCCAGAAAATGGGTTCTGGGTGGTGCAGCTGTGCAAGGGGAAGAAGTACCTGCCGGTCATGGCCGCCCCAACCCCGGTCACGCTGGCCGAGCCCCCCAGCCACGTGGGGGTCTTCCTGGACTTCGAGGCGGGGGAGGTGTCCTTCTACAACCTGAGGGATGGCTCCCACCTGCACACCTACGCCCAGTGTGAATTCTCCGGCCCCCTGCAGCCCTTCTTCTGCCTCGGGGCCCCCAAGTCAGGCCAGATGGTCATCTCTACAGTGACCCTGTGGGTGAAGGGCTAG
- the LOC123938540 gene encoding LOW QUALITY PROTEIN: histone H3.3 (The sequence of the model RefSeq protein was modified relative to this genomic sequence to represent the inferred CDS: inserted 1 base in 1 codon), which yields MARTKQRRQVQRPGTMQAAARNSVPATGGVKKPHRYRPGTVALREIRRYQKSTELLIRKLPFQRLVHEIAQDFKTDLRFQSSAVMALQEACEAYLVGLFEDTNLCAIHAKRVTIMPKXQLARRIRGERA from the exons ATGGCCCGCACAAAGCAACGGCGCCAAGTCCAGCGGCCAGGCACCATGCAAGCAGCGGCCCGCAATAGCGTGCCGGCCACGGGCGGCGTGAAGAAGCCGCACCGCTACCGGCCCGGCACGGTGGCCCTGCGCGAGATCCGGCGCTACCAGAAGTCCACCGAGCTGCTGATCCGCAAGCTGCCGTTCCAGCGGCTGGTGCACGAGATCGCGCAGGACTTCAAGACCGACCTGCGCTTCCAGAGCTCGGCCGTCATGGCGCTGCAGGAGGCGTGCGAGGCCTACCTGGTGGGGCTCTTCGAGGACACCAACCTGTGTGCCATCCATGCCAAGCGCGTCACCATCATGCCCA TCCAGCTGGCGCGCCGCATTCGCGGGGAGCGTGCGTAA